One window of Deltaproteobacteria bacterium genomic DNA carries:
- a CDS encoding polysaccharide biosynthesis tyrosine autokinase yields MKGSTDMTENHQPLAPYLMRPPRRWDATLPPENEGGFVQDILGLLRRRWQIIAKTAGALFTLTLLYCVLATPAYLGSANVLIEGKGPEVLSGQDANAAQSPFNIPASLGSKYDYYLTQFTLLQSPSLVRRVIEEQGLAKNAAHWQVSYLPSWVKIPSFLHVAPPPNPDNGTGVPAPVVSQYLKQLTILPVRGTRLVSVQFTTPDPKLSAAVANAHAQLFVKAGLERLYESMDQIRTFLQTKLAELQTRMQEAETKLMKFQAAHNLLPVVLQKDVASERLMDLSKRLTEAQGQLFALEAEYQIVERGNYDSLPAVLHSPLIQNLRENYDRLEVEHALLALKFRPTYPPLRQLSGQLDHAHKLLEQETAKVVKGVEAKYLASKATTEQLKNELEAQRKSLLARKDVEGEFLALTSEVETTKALHDNLLARIKDLNVAGQSSLSNITVAEPAVAPQWPSFPATKLFLILSAVTGLLLGTGIAFLRESSDLTIRDARDIHRATGLGTLAVVPNFDGVLGERNARLRRALGAAAGLVRFGSGNGHTNGNGHANGNGHAHANGHANGNGHANGNGAKPAADPASPPLLLGNGSVPPPAEAYRTLRTALLLSRAISPRVILVSSATGAEGKTTTAVNMAAALATCGAKVLLVDADLRQPRCHTTLGVAPSPGLGDYLTGRVAEEPIQTTHVENLSLLAAGHPAPNPTELLTSWLMCKLLQDARERFEFVVLDSPPVLAVSDALLLANLADGVVFVAESGRSRQDDARLAIERVLQTGGVPVGVVLNRGRGDEGYYRYYSNGPAARSADEILPPPARDQEKA; encoded by the coding sequence GTGCTCGCGACGCCCGCCTACCTCGGCTCCGCGAACGTGCTGATCGAGGGCAAGGGGCCCGAGGTCCTGAGCGGCCAGGATGCGAACGCCGCGCAGTCGCCCTTCAACATCCCGGCGTCCCTCGGCTCGAAGTACGACTACTACCTCACGCAGTTCACGCTGCTCCAGAGCCCGAGCCTGGTGCGCCGCGTGATCGAGGAGCAGGGGCTCGCGAAGAACGCCGCCCACTGGCAGGTGTCCTACCTCCCGAGCTGGGTGAAGATCCCGAGCTTCCTCCACGTCGCCCCGCCGCCCAACCCCGACAACGGCACGGGCGTACCCGCGCCGGTCGTCAGCCAGTACCTGAAGCAGCTCACCATCCTCCCGGTGCGCGGCACGCGTCTGGTGTCGGTGCAGTTCACGACGCCGGATCCGAAGCTCTCGGCCGCCGTCGCCAATGCGCACGCGCAGCTCTTCGTGAAGGCCGGCCTCGAGCGGCTCTACGAGTCGATGGACCAGATCCGGACCTTCCTCCAGACCAAGCTCGCCGAGCTCCAGACCCGCATGCAGGAGGCGGAGACGAAGCTCATGAAGTTCCAGGCCGCGCACAACCTCCTGCCCGTCGTCCTGCAGAAGGACGTGGCGAGCGAGCGGCTCATGGACCTCTCGAAGCGGCTCACCGAGGCCCAGGGGCAGCTGTTCGCGCTCGAGGCCGAGTACCAGATCGTCGAGCGGGGCAACTACGACAGCCTGCCCGCCGTGCTCCACAGCCCGCTCATCCAGAACCTGCGCGAGAACTACGACCGGCTCGAGGTCGAGCATGCGCTCCTCGCGCTCAAGTTCCGCCCGACCTACCCGCCGCTCCGGCAGCTCTCCGGCCAGCTCGACCACGCCCACAAGCTGCTCGAGCAGGAGACCGCCAAGGTCGTGAAGGGTGTGGAGGCAAAGTACCTGGCCTCGAAGGCGACCACCGAGCAGCTGAAGAACGAGCTCGAGGCGCAGCGGAAATCGCTGCTCGCCCGCAAGGACGTCGAGGGCGAGTTCCTCGCGCTCACCAGCGAGGTCGAGACGACGAAGGCGCTCCACGACAACCTGCTCGCGCGCATCAAGGACCTGAACGTCGCCGGCCAGTCGAGCCTCTCGAACATCACCGTGGCCGAGCCGGCGGTGGCGCCGCAGTGGCCCTCCTTCCCGGCCACCAAGCTCTTCCTCATCCTCAGCGCGGTGACCGGGCTCCTCCTCGGGACGGGCATCGCCTTCCTGCGCGAGTCCTCGGACCTCACCATCCGCGACGCCCGCGACATCCACCGGGCCACCGGCCTCGGCACGCTCGCCGTCGTCCCGAACTTCGACGGCGTCCTCGGCGAGCGCAATGCCCGCCTCCGCCGCGCGCTCGGCGCGGCCGCGGGGCTCGTCCGGTTCGGCTCCGGCAACGGCCACACCAACGGCAACGGCCACGCCAACGGCAACGGTCACGCCCACGCCAACGGTCACGCCAACGGCAACGGTCACGCCAACGGCAACGGCGCCAAGCCCGCTGCCGACCCGGCCTCGCCGCCGCTGCTGCTCGGCAACGGCTCCGTGCCGCCGCCGGCGGAGGCCTACCGGACGCTCCGCACGGCGCTGCTCCTCTCCCGCGCCATCTCGCCGCGCGTCATCCTGGTCTCGAGCGCCACGGGCGCCGAGGGCAAGACGACGACCGCGGTCAACATGGCCGCGGCGCTCGCCACCTGCGGCGCCAAGGTCCTCCTCGTCGACGCCGACCTCCGCCAGCCGCGCTGTCACACGACGCTCGGCGTCGCGCCGAGCCCCGGCCTCGGCGACTACCTGACCGGCCGCGTCGCCGAGGAGCCGATCCAGACGACGCACGTCGAGAACCTCTCGCTGCTGGCCGCGGGCCATCCCGCGCCGAACCCGACCGAGCTGCTCACCTCGTGGCTCATGTGCAAGCTCCTGCAGGACGCCCGCGAGCGGTTCGAGTTCGTGGTGCTCGACTCGCCGCCGGTGCTGGCGGTGAGCGACGCGCTCCTCCTCGCGAACCTCGCCGACGGCGTGGTCTTCGTCGCCGAGAGCGGGCGCAGCCGCCAGGACGACGCGCGCCTGGCGATCGAGCGCGTCCTCCAGACGGGCGGCGTGCCCGTCGGCGTGGTCCTCAACCGCGGCCGGGGCGACGAGGGCTACTACCGCTACTACAGCAACGGCCCGGCCGCCCGCAGCGCGGACGAGATCCTGCCGCCCCCTGCCAGGGACCAGGAGAAGGCATGA
- a CDS encoding O-antigen ligase family protein, whose amino-acid sequence MTMAAHSPIAGAEPRARGSFLVMAAMMVALPLVAIQGPAHTTPMDGVNALFVGLYWCWLLARREKMLFPLALGFWVIQLGSCTGLFAADERLRSALTVVEDLYLYVWYVTLAHFLTRRCRIEDVAMIFIVVACGVAFLTVADAHLGLFGGRFAGTKRATGTFENPNMFGDYLVGAFFITWAAAAAGRRIFYAGLPLLGLGVLSTHSNGCLVSLIGGCGVTVAAYPGFWKPKQLGTVLVLAGTLLGIVGVFHDQLQQLAVERFSGSRTEVGGAALKGASERLPIWENILKLVAQKPGGIGPGNLADVEAATTGDKHSAHSEYLGMLAERGVFGLAGWLGILGGLFLMLGRIRTAVAAGFRPLGVEQLYGLFGALAAHALVIELSHFRHTWLVFAVITATAMQAAARTAGAGSRPRLAPLFAEAA is encoded by the coding sequence ATGACGATGGCCGCCCACTCGCCCATCGCCGGGGCGGAGCCGCGCGCGCGCGGCAGCTTCCTGGTGATGGCCGCCATGATGGTGGCGCTGCCCCTGGTCGCCATCCAGGGCCCGGCGCACACCACGCCGATGGACGGCGTCAACGCGCTGTTCGTGGGCCTCTACTGGTGCTGGCTCCTCGCCCGCCGCGAGAAGATGCTCTTCCCGCTGGCGCTCGGGTTCTGGGTGATCCAGCTCGGCAGCTGCACCGGCCTCTTCGCCGCCGACGAGCGTTTGCGGTCGGCGCTCACCGTCGTCGAGGACCTCTACCTCTACGTCTGGTACGTCACGCTCGCCCACTTCTTGACCCGCCGCTGCCGCATCGAGGACGTGGCGATGATCTTCATCGTGGTCGCCTGCGGCGTCGCCTTCCTGACCGTCGCCGACGCCCACCTCGGCCTCTTCGGCGGCCGCTTCGCGGGCACCAAGCGCGCCACGGGCACGTTCGAGAACCCGAACATGTTCGGCGACTATCTGGTCGGGGCGTTCTTCATCACGTGGGCGGCGGCGGCCGCGGGACGCCGGATCTTCTACGCCGGGCTGCCGCTCCTCGGGCTCGGCGTCCTCTCCACCCACTCGAACGGCTGCCTGGTCAGCCTGATCGGCGGCTGCGGGGTCACCGTCGCGGCCTACCCCGGCTTCTGGAAGCCCAAGCAGCTCGGCACCGTCCTCGTCCTCGCCGGCACCCTCCTCGGCATCGTCGGCGTCTTTCACGACCAGCTCCAGCAGCTCGCCGTCGAGCGGTTCAGCGGCAGCCGGACCGAGGTCGGCGGCGCGGCGCTGAAGGGCGCCTCCGAGCGCCTGCCCATCTGGGAGAACATCCTGAAGCTCGTCGCGCAGAAGCCGGGCGGCATCGGACCCGGCAACCTCGCCGACGTCGAGGCCGCCACGACGGGCGACAAGCACTCCGCCCACAGCGAGTACCTCGGCATGCTCGCCGAGCGCGGCGTCTTCGGCCTCGCCGGCTGGCTCGGGATCCTCGGCGGGCTCTTCCTGATGCTCGGGCGGATCCGAACGGCCGTAGCCGCGGGCTTCCGCCCGCTCGGCGTCGAGCAGCTCTACGGCCTCTTCGGCGCCCTCGCGGCGCACGCGCTCGTCATCGAGCTCTCTCATTTCCGTCACACCTGGCTGGTGTTCGCCGTCATCACGGCGACGGCGATGC
- a CDS encoding glycosyltransferase family 4 protein, which yields MNSGLRILDIVNTDHAALNFLAYRAAWINRNTEFVNDIVCSPGPHLARLDLETTRVTALDIPRDMSPASLGRLLGRLVGHMRAERYTIVHTHNSITGAVGRVAARLARVPLVIHTTHGFHFHENMSALRRLPWVAAERWLSRFCDLLLCQNRQEVEEIRRLGIRPRQGVCHVGNGIDLGQFRPRARMPENPRPVLLCVARLEAVKNHTMLFRAFDILRRRHDAILKLVGEGPSREGYERELASAGLADAVEFLGYRYDVPELTAAADVAVLTSVKEGIPRALMQAAAVGVPVVATDVKGTREVVVNAQTGFLVPLGDAEALADRLGRLLDDAELRRQMGARAVQYAREHFDEEQVVQRLVRVYRNALFARGLADARQPAIAEALQVEQRSA from the coding sequence ATGAATAGCGGGCTCCGCATCCTCGACATCGTCAACACGGACCATGCGGCCCTCAACTTCCTTGCGTACCGGGCCGCCTGGATCAACCGCAACACCGAATTCGTGAACGACATCGTCTGCAGCCCGGGCCCTCACCTCGCCCGCCTCGACCTCGAGACCACGCGGGTCACGGCGCTCGACATCCCGCGCGACATGTCGCCCGCGAGCCTCGGCCGCCTCCTCGGCCGCCTCGTCGGCCACATGCGGGCCGAGCGCTACACCATCGTGCACACCCATAACTCGATCACCGGCGCCGTCGGGCGGGTCGCGGCCCGGCTCGCCCGGGTGCCGCTCGTGATCCACACCACGCACGGCTTCCACTTCCACGAGAACATGAGCGCGCTGCGCCGCCTGCCGTGGGTCGCGGCCGAGCGCTGGCTCTCCCGCTTCTGCGACCTGCTGCTCTGCCAGAACCGGCAGGAGGTGGAGGAGATCCGGCGCCTCGGCATCCGGCCCCGGCAGGGCGTGTGCCACGTCGGCAACGGCATCGACCTCGGCCAATTCCGGCCGCGCGCCCGGATGCCCGAGAACCCGCGGCCCGTCCTCCTCTGCGTCGCGCGCCTCGAGGCCGTGAAGAACCACACCATGCTCTTCCGCGCCTTCGACATCTTGAGGCGTCGCCACGACGCGATCCTGAAGCTGGTGGGCGAGGGCCCGTCGCGCGAGGGCTACGAGCGCGAGCTCGCGTCGGCGGGCCTCGCCGACGCTGTCGAGTTCCTCGGCTACCGCTACGACGTCCCGGAGCTCACCGCGGCGGCCGACGTCGCGGTCCTCACCTCGGTGAAGGAGGGGATCCCGCGCGCCCTCATGCAGGCGGCGGCGGTCGGCGTGCCGGTGGTGGCGACCGACGTCAAGGGCACGCGCGAGGTGGTGGTGAACGCGCAGACCGGCTTCCTGGTGCCGCTCGGCGACGCGGAGGCCCTGGCCGACCGCCTCGGCCGCCTGCTCGACGACGCCGAGCTCCGCCGCCAGATGGGCGCCCGCGCCGTCCAGTACGCGCGCGAGCACTTCGACGAGGAGCAGGTGGTGCAGCGCCTCGTCCGCGTCTATCGCAACGCCCTCTTCGCGCGCGGGCTCGCCGACGCGCGCCAGCCGGCCATCGCCGAGGCCTTGCAGGTGGAGCAGCGCTCCGCATGA